In the genome of Microtus pennsylvanicus isolate mMicPen1 chromosome X, mMicPen1.hap1, whole genome shotgun sequence, the window ACTTTCTAAGATGacaattgatctacctcaagttccatctataccactcttggaaatacaCCCAGACTGTTTTCTCTTACCCTAGAGACACTTGATaaaccatgtttattgctgctctattcataatagccagaaattttaaacaacctagatatccctcaacataaaaatggataaagaaaatcgGTACCTTTACATAAAATGGAGTATTGCTCAGccatttaaaaatcataaaactcATAGGAAAATAGgtgaacttgaaaaaaatcatcctgagtaaggtaacccacaatcagaaagacaaatatgatatgttcttgcttataagtggatattagttgttTAGTTAAATGTCCAAGCTACAGCCTGTGAAACCACAGAgggtaggtatagagtaaggTACTAGAGGGAATATAGGCCAATAGGGAACATAGGAACAATAGGTCTTGTTAAGAAATGGGAATAAAGTAGACAACAATGGACAGATGAGGATGCTGGAATTGGAAGATCAAATGGGGAGGGGAAAAAGAGGGAATTGGGTATAGAATACAGGGCAAAAAAGCTAACATTAAGAGGACTTTGAGAGGTAgcatgaaaaatgaaagaatagaaccttcctaaaatatataaatatattaaggCAATCTacatgaaatcaccaaataatgggggagacggAGTCTCAAGtggacatctcttgtcaccaaatgaagtttccagtaccaggattGGATTACATCTAATTGACTTGTTAGCCAAAGAAGGTCCCATGAGACCTCCAAACAACCCATGCTTTTGCAAAGGCAATAGGTTCCTCTCTATGAACTGACATCAAGGCCCCATTGCTAAAGACAACACCTATACAGATCACTGAACATGAGAAGTCTAGCTTACATAAAGCCCTCACCCATactttctagtgtctttggtacaggaaggtgcTCTGCAGGCTACATAAAGGGTAGCATAAACACCAAGCCAGTCACAAATCCTTTGATCTATGATTGTGTCCTGCCTGAAAAATATGCTacagcaatggtggcacaaagcttatgggaataaccaactactatctgatttgacttaaggcctgCTCCACAAGATGCAACCTATaccaacactgcttgggtgaccaagaacctgagactataTAAACCAGGGACCTATGttaaaaccaaataatactgatctaaaaagcaaacaacaaaaatcaccaaaaacaaaacaaaaacaaaaaagaattaccGCAAAGTAATGTATTGAgttctaatgatattcttctatactcatagaaCAGTGCCTCATTCAGCTATCACTAGAGAAGCTTTCTCCTGTAGCAGATGGGAACATATATAGAGACATACAGCCAGTCATTACACAGAGTGAGAAAACTTGTAACATTTAGCTCTAAAGGGGGTGTCTCCAGCAAATCCCTCCCTCAGAGCGCAGGTAACCccatggaagaagaggcagaaagagtgtaagagacagaggagatggaagacaccaggagaacaaggccctcatatgaagttcatatgaactcagagactaaagcagcaCACACTGGGCCTGCACGGGTCTGTACTATGTCCTCAGCATAAATATGGTTTCCGGGTTAGTGTTATATTCCAGAATGGGCGAATTGAATGATTGATCTCTGAGTCTTGTGGCTTCTCTgggctctttcccttctgttggtttttcttgtccaacttcaatgtgatagttttttatcttttttatattttattttgttgtattttattatctcttagaagcctgttcttttctgagacagaaaggaagtggatctggctgagagaggaggtggggaagaactgaGAGAAGTAAAAAAAGGGAAAACTGCAATAACGGTATATTGGAGAAAATaatccattttcttttgttttggggttttgtttttgttttcaaaacccCGTTtttcctggaatttgctgtgtagaccagcaGCCTCGATCTCAGAGCTttgcctaactctgcctcctaggattaaaggcttgcaccacaccactgcccagcaataacCTATTTTctaaagaggagaaaaatgtgtGCACCAAAGTCCAGAGTCAGAAGCAAGCTTAAACACACATTCCTTTAGCACCCATACTTCAGATGATGATATAGCCTGTTTTGTGCTTCTAGGGAAAAAAGTGGACTTTTCTACTTTCCTTCCCCAAATCACTGTTCCCTTGCCAGTTAGCTGGACAAGCAGAACTTGTGTCCATATACCTTCCTCAACTCATGagcctttctgctttttctcagaGGAAGGTTTAAAACTCGTGCCTTTTACTTTAGACGTGAAGATAAGGTACTCATTTGAAACAatacttttaaaaggaaatttataACACCATTGACAGCTGACACCATCCTACCTATGggtattttttgttgttactttgacTACTCAGAGCTTAATGAATAGGGACAACTAATCATGGATTCCCCATGAAGTTTCAAAGGTATCCAGGAGTCATAAGGATAGGAGTTTTTTGGTTGGGTGTTTATGCCTATCCTAGGAACACTGAAGAAACAGCTAAATGGGAAGCCCAATTTGTTCTCCCAGTACATATCACGATTTCCCAAACCACCTTACATAACATAGCTTTCATACTCTTATACAGTTTTGAAATCACTATACTATACTTTATATGCAAAACACACGTTAcatttattctttaagaaaacgaatatataaataataaacatacaaatatataaatagtgGGGTATTCCATGTAACAATACACAAAAAATATGTCAACTTTTTGTGTTCATTAAAGGACAGGTTTTCAGCTCTTGTCATTGAGAACATGGTCATGAGACAAGTAAAACCTTCAAAGGGAGCCCCGACTTTTTCTCAGTGACGACAACAGCACTAGAGCATATTAAGGGAAGCATGCTATGCTATGAGAAGAGAGGAAACACAGCTGCTTGAACCTGGGTTGTCATGAGAATACTGCTGAGATGAATAGTAAAGCCTGGATTCTTAGAAATGTGAACAAAATGATGCTAAGGAATAGATCCCCAGATATTCAGTCCAGTGAGCAGCAACTGTAGAGAAAGGATTAATTATGAACAGAGTTAACTTATGATAAGTGTAAAGAGACAGGAATTAACAGTGGCAAGCATATGCCCTCACCCTTAAATCAGGCCCTATCCCACTGAGAATGGTGATAAGACAAGTCAATAGCTAAGCAAGtactgagactgggtttctctaccGGGCACATTAGTGAAAGCTGCTTACTAGAACTGATATCCAGAGAACAAATTCAGAGGCGCCTCTGGCCCTATCCCTCAGAGATTAGGCTAGATCTCTATATCATAGCTATAGATAACAAAAGAtaaattttttctttccagtCTCTCCCAAAGCATTCAAGATTCTCTTTAACAAGAAAAGCATCATTTGTTTGCAGTACTGTCCCAACACTTAAATGCAGTAGAGGATTATAGAGGAGTCAAGCTGGGCTGGGAATACAgcacagtggtagagcacttgcttattAGTCTCAGCACctcaaaagggaaagaaactcaAGGAGTCATATTACAAACTCCGGTTAGTCCCAGAGAGAGTTCTCTACCTCCTCCCAAGCCACAAGGTTGTCTTTCAGAGACCCATGCCCAGAAGAGTCCAGATGGACACACAAAACAAGTGAGTCTAGAATGAAGTCACTTCCAGGACTCCACATGTTCTACTACATggaccagtcttttttttttccaaagtcacAATAAAAGTGACATAAGAGAACATCTCCAAAAAAGCATCTTTTCCAAGTATCGAGGGCTTTGACTAGTTAAATCACACTGATCCATGCTGTGCTACCAGTACcagaaagtcttttctttttttacaagtTGGGGGGCTCACAAATAAGGGAAGAGGTTTAAATAACTCTAAAGATGACTATttcatgatattttaaattactttttaaaaatattaagatgtgatcctagcacttagtTTATGAACTTTCAAGTGCTTGTATATTTTAAGTGTAAGTgcaatatttgttttgttttttacaataaGGAATAGAACCTGTAGAAAGGGTAGATCAGTGTCAGCTTTAACACCGATAATACTTTATCTTCTCTAGTTTTTTAGGAAAGCTGAGAGCTGCAACTTCACAGTTATCTACATGTACAGGACTGGGCAATCATACCCTCATATTCCTTGTACAAGATACTCCCATTTGCCTCAACCAGAAGGATACTCATGGGAAGAAACTTATAAGGGACACAGGAAGGCTGAGGTACACTGTGATTCACCAGTTCATTCACAAGGCTCTGGATGATGGCATGGTTGGGGGAATTAAGACCATAGGGTAGCACATGACTGCAGATTCCTTTACAGTAATTTGGAGTGTACAGACGGGGAGCAATGATCCAGTGATCCCAGCCTAGTTGATGGAAGCTGACTTTATAAGGGTGGAGGGAACATTGGTTATTTACAGACCCGTCATGTTCCTGAGTATGACAAGCGACATCAGATGCAATGCTGCAGGCTTGCCGGGCACTCCGCATGAGAGAAGATTCCCTATCAGTTAACTCCTCTTGGCCTTGTGCGAGTTTAGCCTGAATGCTCTTGTTGGTGTCATTGAAATAGAGTAGCAAGAAGGCGACATCCAAGGATGCCATGCCATGCCACTGGAACTCAAGAACCTCACTGCCTTTTTGCTGCTCACACATGAAGCGGAGGCGAAGAACTCTCCGTCCCTTGCGATTCCAGAGTCTCTGCTGAACACAGTGTGTAATATCCATCTCTGTCCAGGCTTTAGACATGGGAGGCGGCTTGAAGGAACCCATTTCAGAAGGAAAGGGCTTAGTCAGGCATTTGGGGATCCATGGCTCCACATGGCAGGAGAGATGGTAATGAACTAGATGAAGCTGATGGCGGTAAACCACAGTGGCTCGGATTAGTTCGTATGCTACCTGGTTTGATGCCAGAGGAAAGTCCAGGGTCTGTACATGCCAGGGACCTGCACAAACGTGAAAGAACAGGATCCACCATTAGAGTCTTGCCTCTTACCTGAACATTCCTTATAACGCCTCTAAATGTAAACTGATAGTTACCGCTAACCCTGGAATTAACTCGATATAATACAGTCTATCATTTATGGAGCACTTCCCAGTACCATTTAGAACATACTCAACAGTCTTCTGAGATAGTTGTTAGCACTATTTTGTAGATAATGGCAATGAGGCTTACAGAAACCATCAGAGGACACCAGGGCAAAGGCTGGGGATGAAGCTCAGCATGACCAGTCCAGGTCCTGGATCCTATGCCCTGAACTGAAAAAGAATGCATGCAACCAGCACCTGGTAAGTTTAAGATTTGAACCCAAGTCTgtttaaagtaaatataaatcCATCTTACTTTTGGACTATTAACAGtgaaaacagaaatacagaattatttaatgtgtatgttgCATATATTGAAGAACAATTATATTATTAGttgactattaaagatgactaattaaaaaactatcaaaacacacatatattaagAAAGAATTTCCATGTCTCATCACTGTACAAATGTAGCTTTAGGGGGAAAATCTAATAGTCGGTGCTATGACTACCATCATTTCAAAACCAGGAAGAATCGAGCGCTAAACAGCTGGGTGGTTACCATCTTTGAATCTCTGCCTTTCACCAACTTCAAGGACTGCTTCTGAATCTTTTCCTTCAGTTCAATCTCCCCTATTCCCTCAGATTTGACCCATTCATTTTGCAACCATGCCTTTAAATACCATTTCAATATAAACCTTGATTATATAAATAGTcttatttgcaaaaaaaaaaaaaacctgccccagccaggtggcggtggcacaagcctttaatctcagcacttggggagacaggtggatctgagttcgaggccagcctggtctacagatcaagtcctaggacagccaaggctacacagagaaaccctgtctcaaaaaaacctaaacaaacaaacgtgaataaataagtaaataagaaaaaaacctgCCCCAAACTGCACGCAACCTAGGCTTAAAAGCTTTAATCCAAATTGTAGTGCTGACACCCTGTGGccaaaccatgatcagaatatattcttGAAAACAAATCTggttccaaaaataaataagtaaataaataaagagtgaAAAGCGTCTGTCTACAGACCTCTGAACTTCTCCTTTTCCTGGTACAGGTTAGGAGTAGACTAGAAAAATCAGACAGCACAGGGTAAAACCTTCTCTTGTGTTGGAACATCTTAGTGTGCCCATGTGTTATTCACCTAACCTTCCTTTTCCACTGAATGTGTAAGCCTGAAATTCTTCAAGGGGACAGTCACTTTCAACAAAGAAGTTCTTTTAATGTCTTggtgttcaaaatattttcaaagttccCATTCCAGCTCATGCCTAACACACCCTCAAGTTTGCAGCACTAGCCTTCCTCCTGGGGAAGGAGACCCACACTTATTTCCTCAAGTTACCCCACATTCCCCTCTAACAATTTTCCAAGAGGCCCACCCATCCACTTGCCCCACCCTGCAAAGGAACCCCACCCAAACAAGCTGTCTGCTGAGGAGCTGCCCTTGCCTTTCAGACCTTGGCATCACGTGTTTCCTGAAGCAGGGTGGGGCTGCTGAGAACCTCAGCCAGGAAGGGTCTGCAAAGAACTTTTCAAGGGAAGGGATGACTCATACGTCCTGTGTGACTGAAGTTGACATCTACTTCTGGATCCTTCTACAAGACCAAATGCCAGTTGTCCCACAGTCAGCCCAGGAACCTTGCAGTTTTAGTCctaggcattctctctctctctctctgtctctctctctctctgtctctctctctctctgtctctctctctctctgtctctctctctctctgtctctctctctctctgtctctctctctctctgtctctctctctctctctgtctctctctctctctgtctctctctctctctgtgtctctctctctctgtgtctctctctctctctgtgtctctctctctctgtgtgtgtctctctctctctgtgtctctctctctctctgtgtctctctctctctgtgtctctctctctctgtgtctctctctctctctgtgtctctctctctctctgtgtctctctctctctctgtgtctctctctctctctgtgtctctctctctctctgtgtctctctctctctctgtgtctctctctctgtgtctctctctctgtgtctctctctctgtgtctctctctgtgtgtctctctctgtgtgtctctctctgtgtgtctctctctgtgtgtctctctctgtgtgtctctctctgtgtgtctctctctgtgtgtctctctgtgtctctctctgtgtctctctctgtgtctctctctgtgtgtctctctgtctctctctgtctctctctctgtctctctgtctctctgtctctctctctctgtctctctctctctgtctctctctgtctctctgtctctctctgtctctctgtctctctctgtctctctgtctctctctgtctctctgtctctctctgtctctctgtctctctctgtctctctgtctctctctctctctgtctctctctctctctctgtttctctctctctctctgtctctctctctctctctctctgttttcaagaccgggtttctatgtagctttggagcctatcctggaactcgctctgaagaccaggctggcctcgaactcacagagatcaacctgcttctgcctcctgagtgctgggattaaaggcgtgcgctaccactgcctggctaagcaTCCTCTTTTTAAGCTTCACATTACCTTGATCTGTGCAGTTTTCTAGCGCACTTAGTAAGGAACCCAAATCCTTTCTCAAGGCCTGCAAGTCACTGCCTCTAATAAGTCTCAGTTCCTGCCATTTCCCACAAGGCACCAGTCCCACTAATCCTTCCTTGTTTAAGCAGGATATGCTTGGTTTTGCCCTCTGTGCTCCTTCCTCCTAAACAGGTGCTCTCGTTTCCTCAGTTATAACGTCTTACAGACCTCGACTGAAATATCACGTCTTCAAAGCTGTTTTCCCTGAAACCCTTACAGAAAAAGGTAATTTTACTATTCACTATTCCAAGGCCCCTTCACTTGCCACAAACTGCAATTATTTAACAGTTTGCTTATTTATCTCCCCCATAAAAACATGTGTTCTATGGGAGCAGGTGTTGCATTTGTCCTGTCTGAGACCATGTAAGTTTTCCTAGCTCATTATCTTGTAGTCTTAACCTTCAAAGAGCAACCAAACCACATAAATAGCCCTCTACGAGAACGCAGCTGGGTAATTTCTTAATTAGTTTAAGTGATATAACAGTTTAGAAAACACAGGGGCTCCTACTGGATTTAGTTGTCCTGCAACCCAGGAAAGATTGCTCTGTAGGACCCAAGGAAATTTTTTATGTTGTGGCTCAAATGCAAAATAGGCTTGGAGCCAGTTTTTCATAAGTTTACAACCCTTTGAAAGCCACGCTTGACTAAACAACAAGCCTCCTTTCTGTCTACACATTTCCCCTCCTGTCCCTGGAAGTTTGTATGGGGCATTAGAACTCACCTCTTAGAGGCCTTACTGCATTGGCTGAGGGCTTTACCAGCCTCACCATTTTAGCTCCAATTGTGCGGTTCTCCCTAGGACGCCCATGCAGGTCAGCCGAACGCTGGTATAACTTCAGCATATACCTCAAGGGATATCCCTGGGGCCGTGGCTTCATCTCCTTGCCAGGGGCTTCTTTTGCCAGATCCAGATTCAAGGGCAACGAGAGGTCGTCAGCCAGGAGGGTTATGGAGGGCCACCCTGCCTTTGCTATTTGGACCCTGTGTTCCATAAAAAATACCATTCCCCAAAAAAGAATTCTAAGAATTGTAAGAATGGCCATCTTGAAAAGCTTGCTGCTTGTCAACAGATCCCTACTCAAGTCCAAAGGACATCACTCTGACCTCTTCCACATCCTGGTTTAACAAACACCAAAGACAGGGcaggaaatcaaaagaaaagcCGGCTGGCAGACCCTCCTTGCTTCCTGTGGGAGAATCTTCTGGGCCAAAGCAAGTCTCCTGACTAGGCTTCTTggcaagaaaacaaagagaaagaagaagtggGCCAAGGCAGCATGCCCTTCCCACTCTCCATTGGTGGGAACCACACAGTATTTCTCAAACAGGCTGAAGGAACCTACAAGGAGAGGCCCATGCCCGGAACCTGGACTGCACCCAATCTACTAGGTTAAAAGGAAGCAGCCTTACCCTGGGTTACCACAGATTTAAAGGCAATACCTCAATCAGGCCTTAAAGAGACAGAGGCCTCCTAGTCCCATTCAATTGCTATGCTTCTTGGAGAAGCAGTTCACGTGGTTTGCTGCTGGCTTGTGGTGAATCTACCTAGGATGACTCCTGCTCAggatgtaaagaaagaaagaaagaaagaaacgagacagaaaaaaagaaagagaaggtttACTCCTCCTAGATCCAGGCTCAAACACGAACTCTCTGGGGCTAAGGTCTCAAAGGTGCTTCAAGAGGTCCCTCTAAACTCTAGAATGCGAAatcactgtgtgagtgtgcttctTGAGCTTGAGGAAGAGTCCTTGCCGGGGCTCCTCCATTCAGGCTCGACATTGGAGTCAGCTGCTCAGGTTCTACTTGCCTGAGTATCATTCCTGAGGATTCCGCTATTATGAGTCTGGAATGTGAGCAGGccacaagaattttttttatcagttcACAGGTGATTGTAATATGTATTTAAGTTTGAGAAGTCCAACTTGGAACTTTCTGGTTTACCATAGGAGGTGGTGAGTAGGTTTCCCCTGAGAAACCCAAAGCAATGGAAGATGAATTTGGGTGAGTTTATCTGACCTAGGTTCCTAATGGGAGGCAACAGGCCTAGGCCATTGGTTTAAGCTTCCCTGGGCAACAGCTCTGTTGAAAGGGACGATAGGTTACAAACTTGCTCTCGCCCAGGTTGGTTGGAGATTTGGTGAGAACATGAGGCATAAGGTCAAGATCTAAGTGTGGTGAGTGAGGCCTGATATGTGGGAGGCACTTACCTCATAATGTGGCTGTCTACAAACAGACATTATCATGCAAGAAGCATGGGctttgggtttttgcttttttgtttgtttgtttgtttgtttgagttttacATACCAGATTGCAGAGGTCTCATTGTTTTTGAAACCTCCTATGTCATGAATTCATAGAGCATATGTCCCAACATTGCTGGCTTCCTCCTCAAATGTGCTTTTCTCTCGGTGGAGCAGGCTGGACCTTCAGTCGAACACAGGTTCCTCGCTCTTTGGCTTtctacttgttcttttttttttctggacagcatacaaaataatgggtttcattatgtcATCCCATAGTTGTGTATTACTGCACTTTGTTCATACACACCCCCAAGCATACTCTCTTCCCCCCGGAAATAGCCTGCCCTAGGCTATTATATCATGGAGAAGATGTgatgtttgtttttccattttccctCATTATCCTATCTTGTCTCCctgcttcttcatctctttccatATGTTAAATAGGAGAAAAAATTGATATTAAAGTTTGGCTTATGTCTCTTACTATAATGGTCTCTGCTTCAATCTATTTTCCTTCAGATGACATATTTTgctcttctttatctttttaaaagaagactcATTTTAAATGATGCTATGTACTAGTGATACAGGGGCTCATGGATACCAGAAGAGAAAGTACAGGAGGTTATGAAACCCCCGCATTGTTGCTGGAGATTGAATTGGATTCCTCAGGAGGGGTGGTGCGCAATATTAAGTGCTAAGTTCTTTCCAGTTTCACTATTGCTCTTCTTTATGGCCAAATAatacctgcgtgtgtgtgtgtgtgtgtgttctcacagGTATATcgcattttcttcattattcaGCTGTTAATGGACATCTGCAGCTTCTATTCCTGCTTATTTAGTTTTCTTCAGAAATTTCAAGAACTAACCTTGGCTTTCACGGTGCTGGATATGTGCAGCatgcaaattaatttttcttGGCAAAAATCTAGCCCTTAACATGCCTGTTTACAGGAATGCCTCTATGCAATGGGGTGGCACTGTAGGCTTTTCTCCTTTTGCCATGGTAACCTTTGTGAGGCGTCCTTTTTAACAGCACCCAATTCTTTCCCTCTCTATATTATcacctttcttttatatttccaaTGGCAAACTCCAGGCCCACCACTTGTTACCTTGTATTGGGCAATTTACGCAGTTTCTCTTTGCCTCCAATTTCCTCATAGAAATCATCTTCTCAATTTTTCTAAGAGGTAAACTGAAATATTATGAGGACTGATGGAATTAATGCATGCGAAACCTTTATGAGAGTGTTACTCTGGAACAAAGTAAGCACCGAGTGTAGGTTGGTTTTCATTATCTGTGTTCTATGCTGCATGCCTGGTAAAGCTGGGGCTTAGCCTGATGGATTTATCCCAGCTTCACAGACTGTAGAGCCCCCTCAGCCCAcggcctcctcccagtctcccctctcattttctttctgtggtaTGAGAATTGAATTTGGGATTGGCAAAtgttaggcaaatactctaccactgactTACATCCCAGGTCGTCTTTtatttgtgagacaggatctcactaagttgctcaCGCTtacctggaactggctctgtgaCCGAGGcatgccttgaacttgtggtccctTGTGCTTTAGTCTACTTcgtagctaggattacagatctGTGCCACTAGTCCTGGCCTCCTCGCTGTCTAAACCACTTCTCTGTCTTCCTAATATTGTCTTTGCTATTTGACTCTTGCCTTCAACTAAACTATGTATCTTATATTGTGTTCTATATAATAATACAAACAGTGAGGCCAACTAGCAACTGTCCATGTAAGGGCTTTGATCATAATTTTCTTAGATATTAAAGCAAGTTTATTAATAATTATCAATGTTTGTAATTTCAAATATGTCTAAACCTAGAAATTTACAGAAAATCAGTATAATCTTAAATTATCTGATCAATAATTTGTACAATTATTTGTAACTACCATGACCTAACTTTGTAAACACATAGCTATGTTCAAAGCATCCCTGCCACAAGCCATAGTGTCTCACCTAAGTTCCCAGGTTGGCCCTATGAATATTCATGCCTTTCCCTTCAAAACAGCTGGCATTGTAAGTTTTTGCCACCCGGCCCAGACCAGTGTTCTTGTtttcagtgaaagaccctcaaACCACCCTCCTTCTTGTCATTTGAATGGAGAGGAAGGAATTTGACCTGACTGCCTTTCTAGAAACGCACCCTGGTGACTCAATGCATGCTACTGCCCCAaatgcccagaagagggcaccaactGTCTTTATAGCCCTACACTTCTAGGAGGTGAGGGGGGCTATTGTGCGTGAGTAGAAGAGATCTACTAATGGATATTCACCAGTCCACTCCACGTGAGAAAAGTCTAACTGTATAAATGGGACCATTTAGGAGGTGATGATTAACGCAACAAAAGGGGTTCTTCACACAGCAAAATGATCACACTGTAAGATGTTCTAAGCAGCAAGAATTCTTAATGAGCACTGTGGGTTCATTTTTTCCAAACTATACGTGTGTTGGGCACATTAGTAAAAAGCCTGAGACTTATAAAGAGTAGATTTGTATCCAATTTCTGGGAACGAGGCTATAATAACCAGTGTCCATGTATGATGGCACCCTTTCTTTGCacaattataatttattataaatatcaaACAAGTACCTTGTATGAATTAAAAATATGGGAAGACACCTTGGATTCAAATTCCCGCTTTACCGCTTAACTtgcttgaatatttttaaaacaattgacTTAGTGTCTCTGTCTTACTTCCTCATCTAACACTAAAGCTAATAACAGCGCGACTTTAGAGGCTGCTTGTGAGGGTGGATTCGTATAAGTCACAAGCATGTTGTGTGCTAGAGTCTATTCCCAGCTCtgagagcacaggaacaaaccaGACAAGTGCTCTATCTGCAGCGTTCTCAGGCAGCAAGCAAAGCACTGGGGGCAGCTGGGAGACGCCAAGATTGAAGAGTTTCTCTATCAAGAAGCTAGCACCTGGATATAATATATAGGCAACACCGTGACTTTTCGTCTGATTACTGCTTTGATTCCTTGGGAAAGgattacttaaaatttaaaac includes:
- the Bmp15 gene encoding bone morphogenetic protein 15 isoform X1, with translation MAILTILRILFWGMVFFMEHRVQIAKAGWPSITLLADDLSLPLNLDLAKEAPGKEMKPRPQGYPLRYMLKLYQRSADLHGRPRENRTIGAKMVRLVKPSANAVRPLRGPWHVQTLDFPLASNQVAYELIRATVVYRHQLHLVHYHLSCHVEPWIPKCLTKPFPSEMGSFKPPPMSKAWTEMDITHCVQQRLWNRKGRRVLRLRFMCEQQKGSEVLEFQWHGMASLDVAFLLLYFNDTNKSIQAKLAQGQEELTDRESSLMRSARQACSIASDVACHTQEHDGSVNNQCSLHPYKVSFHQLGWDHWIIAPRLYTPNYCKGICSHVLPYGLNSPNHAIIQSLVNELVNHSVPQPSCVPYKFLPMSILLVEANGSILYKEYEGMIAQSCTCR
- the Bmp15 gene encoding bone morphogenetic protein 15 isoform X2; this encodes MAILTILRILFWGMVFFMEHRVQIAKAGWPSITLLADDLSLPLNLDLAKEAPGKEMKPRPQGYPLRYMLKLYQRSADLHGRPRENRTIGAKMVRLVKPSANAVRPLRGPWHVQTLDFPLASNQVAYELIRATVVYRHQLHLVHYHLSCHVEPWIPKCLTKPFPSEMGSFKPPPMSKAWTEMDITHCVQQRLWNRKGRRVLRLRFMCEQQKGSEVLEFQWHGMASLDVAFLLLYFNDTNKSIQAKLAQGQEELTDRESSLMRSARQACSIASDVACHTQEHDGLSSWA